One Desulfovibrio fairfieldensis genomic window carries:
- a CDS encoding sigma-54 interaction domain-containing protein: MIHDPQESLPQALAALLAVDKIRYTRQALIQLGPWPPSAVDEVLRLFAARGLARPSRSGLWRGRAEALRAFSRERAPETTARPLLRAVASLERGAVLDGCEILLEEVRHTLDDGRCAAVLALLDLLLSGLRRWSGDTEEAEALRRYLSVFRSVQGISIYMGKSGQEVLDLLPRARAAAEALGDRRVTLMLDLTEASQRHLTRMHNTERPYALLARTLASIRELGDPDILEEASHSIGILHFMQGAYSEALPYLETGAVSRFTAHFNYFEEARLRYIGSAACSLGLPAKAAGILLAGLREARLRRNRQTRKWIQTHLADDLMRMGRPDEGLALLDELLLCCDPATETTLWIWNMRSLAHYHFLKGRVATSHRIFYASMRYCVRMGLQRPYYGFTWLFDMLWAYEWQGLPRIPGYDLEDELTAAQQSPNRHLKGAALRIRALQARARGVDPAQVRGLLVRGLTYAKRVGSPLEIARCRLALAYCLSRRRARQAELLFSAARTVLRRYTQYDCPDGPGGGQDAPYCPDGRSCLRRCREGLEALPAWSDLDAHLADMLRIVSETFEVERAALFSPDAEGPVMVRNISRLELESPTFRPVLKKAAAVMEAASGEPARAARGTGIYLPLAVPNARPWLLFLQCEFFAGHISAQGTEIFRELGGLLARELQTARRLQEGMRKALYAVEERGRVAAERMAALDEPYYGTGLDDVLRQADSTAVTDAPVLILGETGVGKDLLARRVHARSGRAGAFVPIHPASIPEQLFESELFGHEKGAFTGAWRQKLGHLEVADGGTLFIDEVGEVPLPMQTKLLRVLQEKCFMRVGGIREIRSDFRLVAATNRDLKSMVAQGRFREDLYYRISVVPLTLPPLRERPADIPLLARRFVEMFSRRYQRPVPPLEKEEAERLRAYAWPGNVRELKNVVERAVILHSGGPLHLLRPTEPPPLPAEKAAPPGTLSGLEWEDLPSLEELQRRYIRHVLRLARGRVDGEAGALRILGMKRSTLYARIRAWGLDAVSQLYGREK, translated from the coding sequence ATGATCCATGATCCGCAAGAATCCCTGCCGCAGGCTCTGGCCGCGCTGCTGGCCGTGGATAAAATCCGCTACACGCGGCAGGCGCTGATTCAATTGGGGCCCTGGCCGCCCTCGGCCGTGGACGAAGTTTTGCGTCTTTTCGCCGCGCGGGGCCTGGCGCGGCCGTCGCGCTCGGGGCTCTGGCGGGGACGGGCCGAGGCGCTGCGCGCTTTTTCGCGTGAACGCGCGCCGGAAACCACGGCGCGTCCGTTGTTGCGGGCCGTGGCTTCGTTGGAGCGCGGAGCCGTTCTCGACGGCTGCGAAATATTGCTGGAAGAAGTGCGGCATACCCTGGACGACGGGCGGTGCGCGGCGGTGCTGGCGCTGTTGGACCTGCTGCTGTCCGGCCTGCGCCGATGGAGCGGGGACACGGAAGAGGCGGAGGCGCTGCGGCGCTATCTGAGCGTGTTCCGCAGCGTTCAGGGCATTTCCATCTATATGGGCAAGAGCGGCCAGGAAGTTTTGGATTTGCTGCCTCGGGCCCGCGCCGCCGCCGAGGCGCTGGGGGACAGGCGCGTCACCCTCATGCTGGACCTCACGGAGGCCAGCCAGCGTCACCTGACCCGGATGCACAATACGGAACGGCCATATGCCCTGCTGGCCCGTACCCTGGCCTCCATCAGGGAACTGGGCGACCCGGACATTCTGGAGGAGGCCTCGCACAGCATCGGCATCCTGCATTTTATGCAGGGCGCGTACAGCGAGGCCCTGCCCTATCTTGAAACCGGCGCTGTGAGCCGGTTCACAGCGCATTTCAACTACTTTGAAGAAGCGCGGTTGCGCTATATCGGCAGCGCCGCCTGCAGTCTGGGCCTTCCGGCCAAGGCTGCGGGCATTCTGCTGGCCGGGCTGCGCGAAGCGCGGCTGCGCCGTAACCGACAGACGCGGAAATGGATTCAGACCCATCTGGCCGACGATCTCATGCGCATGGGGCGGCCCGACGAGGGCCTTGCCCTGCTGGATGAGCTTCTGCTCTGCTGCGACCCGGCCACGGAAACCACTCTGTGGATCTGGAACATGCGCTCGCTGGCGCACTATCATTTTCTGAAAGGGCGCGTCGCAACCTCGCACAGGATTTTTTACGCCAGCATGCGCTATTGCGTGCGCATGGGGCTCCAGCGTCCCTATTACGGCTTCACCTGGCTGTTTGATATGCTTTGGGCCTATGAATGGCAGGGCCTGCCCCGGATTCCGGGCTATGATCTTGAAGATGAGCTGACGGCCGCGCAGCAAAGCCCCAACCGCCATCTCAAGGGCGCGGCCTTGCGCATCCGGGCTTTGCAGGCACGCGCCAGAGGGGTGGACCCGGCCCAGGTGCGCGGCCTCCTGGTGCGCGGCCTGACCTATGCCAAGCGGGTGGGCAGTCCGCTGGAGATCGCCCGCTGCCGCCTCGCCCTGGCGTATTGCCTTTCGCGGCGGCGCGCCCGCCAGGCCGAGCTTCTGTTTTCGGCGGCCAGAACCGTGTTGCGGCGCTATACCCAGTATGACTGCCCTGACGGGCCCGGCGGCGGGCAGGACGCGCCTTACTGCCCCGACGGCCGAAGCTGCCTGCGCCGCTGCCGGGAAGGACTGGAGGCCCTGCCCGCCTGGTCGGATCTGGACGCCCATCTGGCCGACATGCTGCGCATCGTCAGCGAGACCTTTGAAGTGGAGCGGGCGGCCCTGTTCAGCCCGGACGCCGAGGGACCGGTCATGGTGCGCAATATCTCGCGCCTGGAGCTGGAAAGCCCGACCTTCCGCCCGGTGCTGAAAAAGGCCGCCGCCGTCATGGAGGCGGCTTCAGGCGAACCCGCGCGCGCCGCGCGGGGCACAGGAATATATCTGCCTCTGGCGGTTCCCAATGCCCGCCCGTGGCTTCTTTTTCTGCAATGCGAGTTTTTCGCCGGCCACATCAGCGCCCAAGGCACGGAAATATTCCGCGAGCTGGGCGGCTTGCTGGCGCGGGAGCTGCAAACCGCCCGGCGTTTGCAGGAAGGCATGCGCAAGGCCCTGTATGCCGTGGAAGAACGGGGCCGCGTGGCCGCCGAGCGCATGGCCGCCCTGGATGAGCCCTACTACGGGACCGGGCTCGACGACGTGTTGCGCCAGGCGGACAGCACGGCCGTCACCGACGCGCCGGTGCTCATTCTGGGAGAAACCGGCGTGGGCAAGGATCTGCTGGCCCGGCGCGTCCACGCGCGCAGCGGCCGGGCCGGAGCCTTTGTGCCTATTCATCCGGCCAGCATTCCGGAGCAGCTTTTTGAAAGCGAACTCTTCGGGCATGAAAAGGGTGCGTTTACCGGAGCCTGGCGGCAGAAGCTGGGCCATCTGGAAGTGGCGGACGGCGGCACGCTGTTTATCGACGAAGTGGGTGAGGTGCCCCTGCCCATGCAGACCAAGCTGCTCAGGGTTTTGCAGGAGAAATGCTTTATGCGGGTGGGCGGCATCCGCGAGATCCGTTCTGATTTCCGGCTGGTGGCGGCCACCAACCGGGACCTCAAAAGCATGGTGGCTCAAGGACGCTTCCGGGAAGATCTCTACTATCGTATTTCCGTGGTGCCCCTCACCCTGCCGCCCCTGCGCGAGCGTCCCGCCGACATTCCCCTGCTGGCGCGGCGCTTCGTGGAGATGTTCAGCCGCCGTTACCAGCGCCCCGTGCCTCCCCTGGAAAAGGAAGAGGCGGAACGCCTGCGCGCCTATGCCTGGCCCGGTAATGTGCGGGAACTGAAGAACGTGGTGGAGCGGGCGGTCATCCTCCACTCCGGCGGCCCTCTGCATCTGTTGCGCCCCACGGAACCGCCGCCGCTTCCGGCGGAAAAGGCAGCTCCGCCCGGGACGCTTTCCGGTCTGGAATGGGAAGATTTGCCGAGCCTGGAAGAATTGCAGCGCCGCTACATCCGCCATGTGCTGCGTCTTGCCAGAGGCCGCGTGGACGGCGAGGCCGGGGCCCTGCGCATCCTCGGCATGAAGCGTTCGACCCTGTATGCGCGCATCCGGGCCTGGGGCCTGGACGCGGTTTCGCAGCTTTACGGCAGGGAGAAATAG
- a CDS encoding 2-hydroxycarboxylate transporter family protein: MQIADIEIKGISWPVFLGISVVVVAAMYLDALPKGMVGGFAVVMVLGFLLEYIGDRLPLIKDYLGGGPLIVIFGSALLVYSGVMPASTKAVIDTFMQADDFLTFYICALICGSILGIEARLLVKAGARYVVPLTAAVVCAALLAALVGLLAGTGWREGISYVSFPIMGGGMGAGAIPMAEILHQSNPDTALKDILSMLIPPVALGNVVAIISGGLLDKLGKAFPRLSGEGQLLKGEAPAAEDETSLPVTYTALGIGLLVSCTFMLFGRLAAMVIPGIHYYALMILSVAVFKIFHVLPRSVEQSCTVWFRFVAKYMTAPLLVGIGVTYTDLSLVIDTFSIVNTLQVIAVVLGAVLGAGLGGVLVGFHFIESAISAGLCMANMGGTGDVAVLSASRRMVLMPFAQISSRLGGAIILVLVGLVVPLLMR, from the coding sequence ATGCAAATAGCGGACATTGAAATCAAAGGCATAAGCTGGCCTGTTTTTCTGGGAATCAGCGTGGTGGTCGTGGCGGCCATGTACCTGGACGCCCTGCCCAAAGGCATGGTGGGCGGCTTCGCCGTGGTCATGGTGCTGGGCTTTCTGCTGGAATACATCGGCGACCGCCTGCCGCTGATCAAGGATTATCTGGGCGGCGGGCCCCTTATTGTCATTTTCGGCAGCGCCCTGCTGGTATACAGCGGCGTCATGCCGGCCTCGACCAAGGCCGTCATCGACACCTTCATGCAGGCCGACGACTTCCTGACCTTTTACATCTGCGCCCTGATCTGCGGCAGCATTCTGGGCATCGAGGCCCGCCTGCTGGTCAAGGCCGGGGCGCGCTACGTGGTCCCCCTGACGGCCGCCGTGGTCTGCGCGGCCCTCCTGGCCGCCCTGGTGGGTCTGCTGGCCGGTACGGGCTGGCGCGAAGGCATCAGTTACGTCTCCTTCCCGATCATGGGCGGCGGCATGGGGGCCGGGGCCATTCCCATGGCTGAAATCCTGCACCAGAGCAACCCGGACACGGCGCTCAAGGACATCCTCTCCATGCTGATTCCGCCGGTGGCCCTGGGCAATGTGGTCGCCATCATTTCCGGCGGCCTGCTCGACAAGCTGGGCAAGGCATTCCCGCGCCTGTCCGGCGAAGGGCAGCTGCTCAAGGGCGAGGCCCCGGCGGCGGAAGACGAGACAAGCCTGCCGGTCACCTACACGGCCCTGGGCATCGGTCTGCTGGTTTCCTGCACCTTCATGCTGTTCGGACGCCTGGCCGCCATGGTCATTCCCGGCATCCACTACTACGCCCTGATGATCCTCAGCGTGGCCGTGTTCAAAATCTTCCACGTGCTGCCCAGATCCGTGGAGCAGTCCTGCACGGTCTGGTTCAGGTTCGTGGCCAAGTACATGACCGCCCCGCTGCTGGTGGGCATCGGCGTGACCTACACGGACCTCTCCCTGGTCATCGACACCTTTTCCATCGTCAACACCCTCCAGGTCATCGCGGTGGTGCTGGGCGCGGTGCTCGGCGCGGGCCTGGGCGGCGTGCTGGTGGGCTTCCATTTCATCGAATCCGCCATTTCCGCCGGTCTGTGCATGGCCAATATGGGCGGCACCGGCGACGTGGCCGTGCTTTCGGCGTCACGGCGCATGGTGCTGATGCCCTTTGCCCAGATTTCCTCCCGCCTGGGCGGCGCGATCATCCTGGTGCTGGTGGGCCTGGTGGTGCCGCTGCTCATGCGGTAA